A single Cannabis sativa cultivar Pink pepper isolate KNU-18-1 chromosome 7, ASM2916894v1, whole genome shotgun sequence DNA region contains:
- the LOC115698177 gene encoding pentatricopeptide repeat-containing protein At4g39530: protein MKNLIFCLKKPYNLKPRHAFNFSVLASENQQLRTRRRSLANLLQLSSSENPILHYKKVHAQFVVLGFQYDVFLANFLLRYFTKSDCLLDARKLFDKMPERNSITWTTLVSMYVHEGYYEEALVIFLEFRRSSDWKASEHVLASIIRGCTQLSSVGQGCQVHGFIIKTGFEQEVYVGTSLIDFYSKQGDIEEARMIFDGLFVRTSVTWTTIITGYIKAGKSEVSLQLFCQMTEANTLPDNYVTCSVLSACAMLKFLEIGKQLHAYVLRLGMEMDASVLNALIDCYVKCGKVQAGRKLFDHMVVKNIISWTTMISGYMKNSYDFEAMQLFFEMAKFSWKPDEFACTSVLTSCGSVEALKHGKQVHAYAIKVNLEYNNFVKNGLIDMYAKCYSLADARRIFDGISDPSVISYNAMIEGYSRQQKLCEAIYLFGVMRRRLSKPGLLTYVSLLGVSAVSFNLKLSQQIHGLITKCGFSLDIFASSALVDVYSKCACIKDARLVFEEMNEKDIVVWNAMFFGYVQQSKSEEALNLYFDLQLSGQKPDDFTFVALLTATSELASLHHGRKLHNQVIKMGLDFDSFITSSILDMYGKCGSIEEACKTFSHTSWRDVVCWNSMISTYAHHGEAKKALQIFERMINEGIKPNYITFVGVLSACSHGGLVEDGLGYFESMPQFGVDPGTDHYACIVSLLGRAGKLLEAKKFIEKMPIKPAAVVWRNLLSACGVAGNIEFGIYAAEMALSSDPVDSGSYILLSNIFASKGMWVDVRRVRQKMDFSGVVKEAGQSWIELNNEVHTFVARDTAHTESNAIFSVLDNLMLEMKGVGYVPTNKI, encoded by the coding sequence ATGAAAAACCTCATATTTTGCCTGAAAAAACCTTACAACCTCAAACCCAGACATGCTTTCAACTTCTCTGTCTTAGCATCAGAAAACCAACAACTTCGAACTAGAAGGCGTTCGTTGGCCAACCTTTTACAACTCAGTTCCTCGGAAAATCCCATTTTGCACTACAAGAAAGTTCATGCCCAATTTGTCGTGTTGGGTTTTCAGTATGATGTTTTTCTTGCCAACTTTCTCTTACGGTATTTCACAAAATCTGATTGTCTTCTCGATGCACGGAAACTGTTCGATAAAATGCCTGAGAGGAATTCAATTACATGGACCACGTTGGTTTCCATGTATGTCCACGAGGGTTATTACGAAGAAGCATTGGTGATCTTCTTAGAGTTTCGGAGAAGTTCTGATTGGAAAGCTAGTGAGCATGTCTTAGCTAGCATTATCCGTGGGTGTACACAGTTGAGCTCGGTTGGCCAAGGTTGTCAAGTGCATGGTTTTATTATTAAAACAGGTTTTGAGCAAGAAGTGTATGTGGGTACTTCTTTGATTGACTTTTACTCTAAGCAGGGTGATATAGAAGAAGCAAGAATGATATTTGATGGTTTGTTTGTAAGAACTAGTGTTACTTGGACTACGATTATCACAGGTTATATAAAAGCTGGAAAAAGTGAAGTGTCTTTGCAATTGTTTTGCCAAATGACAGAAGCCAATACTCTTCCTGACAACTATGTGACATGCAGTGTATTAAGTGCCTGTGCAATGCTCAAGTTCCTTGAAATTGGCAAGCAACTACATGCTTATGTGTTGAGGCTGGGAATGGAAATGGATGCTTCAGTGTTGAATGCACTTATTGATTGTTATGTCAAGTGTGGTAAAGTTCAAGCAGGACGGAAACTTTTTGATCACATGGTTGTAAAAAACATTATTTCATGGACCACAATGATTTCCGGGTATATGAAAAATTCATATGATTTTGAAGCAATGCAACTATTTTTCGAAATGGCCAAATTTAGCTGGAAGCCAGACGAATTTGCTTGCACTAGTGTTCTTACTTCATGTGGTTCAGTTGAGGCACTAAAACATGGGAAACAAGTTCACGCTTACGCCATCAAGGTCAATCTTGAGTATAACAATTTTGTGAAAAACGGCCTGATTGATATGTATGCAAAATGCTATTCTTTAGCCGATGCAAGAAGAATTTTTGATGGTATTAGTGATCCCAGTGTTATTTCATACAATGCAATGATTGAGGGATATTCAAGACAGCAGAAGTTGTGTGAAGCAATTTATCTTTTTGGTGTTATGAGGCGTAGATTGTCCAAACCAGGTCTCTTGACATATGTTAGCCTTCTTGGTGTATCTGCTGTCTCATTTAACTTGAAATTGAGCCAACAAATTCATGGTCTCATCACTAAATGTGGATTCTCTTTGGACATATTTGCTTCCAGTGCACTAGTAGATGTTTATTCTAAGTGTGCTTGCATTAAGGATGCTAGGCTTGTATTTGAGGAAATGAATGAAAAAGATATTGTAGTTTGGAATGCAATGTTCTTTGGGTATGTCCAACAATCAAAAAGTGAGGAGGCCTTAAATCTCTACTTTGATCTGCAGTTATCAGGACAAAAACCTGATGATTTTACTTTTGTTGCGCTGCTTACTGCAACAAGTGAGTTAGCCAGTCTTCACCATGGCCGAAAGCTCCATAACCAAGTTATCAAAATGGGTCTTGATTTTGACTCTTTCATCACCAGCTCTATCTTGGATATGTATGGCAAGTGTGGAAGCATTGAAGAAGCTTGTAAAACATTTTCTCATACTAGTTGGAGAGATGTTGTTTGTTGGAACTCCATGATCTCAACTTATGCACATCATGGAGAAGCAAAGAAAGCACTTCAGATATTTGAAAGAATGATAAATGAGGGAATCAAGCCTAATTACATCACATTTGTGGGTGTCCTATCAGCATGTAGCCATGGAGGGCTTGTGGAAGACGGACTTGGCTATTTTGAATCAATGCCTCAGTTTGGCGTTGATCCAGGGACTGATCATTATGCTTGCATAGTTTCTTTACTGGGGCGAGCTGGGAAATTACTTGAGGCTAAGAAATTCATAGAGAAAATGCCAATAAAACCAGCAGCAGTGGTATGGAGGAACTTGCTAAGCGCATGTGGGGTTGCAGGAAACATAGAATTCGGTATATACGCTGCAGAAATGGCACTTTCGAGTGATCCAGTTGATAGTGGATCGTACATTTTGCTTTCAAATATTTTTGCATCCAAAGGTATGTGGGTTGATGTGAGAAGGGTCAGGCAGAAAATGGACTTTAGTGGAGTGGTCAAAGAAGCTGGGCAGAGTTGGATTGAATTGAACAATGAAGTACATACCTTTGTTGCAAGAGACACAGCCCACACCGAGTCCAATGCCATTTTCTCAGTGTTGGACAATTTGATGCTTGAGATGAAAGGAGTAGGATATGTGCCTACCAATAAaatctag